In a single window of the Pseudogemmatithrix spongiicola genome:
- the tsaE gene encoding tRNA (adenosine(37)-N6)-threonylcarbamoyltransferase complex ATPase subunit type 1 TsaE, translating into MPVAELTRDELVAWGRALGGRATGGAVITLSGDLGAGKTTLVQAIAAGLGVRDDVTSPTYGIAHRYESPRGPIWHFDLYRLRSAAELPQVGLDDALRSGGVVLIEWPEVAESSLPPSRVALRLEHMPGDVAKRRLHWTGAEA; encoded by the coding sequence GTGCCCGTCGCTGAGTTGACGCGCGATGAGTTGGTCGCGTGGGGCCGTGCATTGGGCGGCAGGGCCACGGGCGGCGCCGTCATCACGCTCAGCGGCGACCTGGGAGCCGGGAAGACCACGCTCGTGCAGGCCATCGCGGCGGGACTCGGTGTGCGCGACGATGTGACGAGCCCGACGTATGGCATCGCGCATCGCTACGAGTCACCGCGTGGTCCGATCTGGCATTTCGATCTGTATCGTCTTCGCAGCGCCGCGGAACTGCCGCAGGTCGGGCTCGACGATGCGCTGCGGTCGGGGGGCGTCGTCTTGATCGAGTGGCCGGAGGTCGCGGAGTCGTCGCTGCCGCCGAGCCGCGTCGCGCTGCGACTTGAGCACATGCCGGGGGACGTGGCGAAGCGGCGCTTGCATTGGACGGGAGCCGAGGCATGA
- the uvrB gene encoding excinuclease ABC subunit UvrB: MSSFDLKAPFSPAGDQPRAIAELVAGLKRGDRFQTLLGVTGSGKTMTMANVIQAWGKPALVLSHNKTLAAQLYGELKGFFPNNAVEYFISYYDYYQPEAYVPSSDTYIEKDASINEDIDRLRLRATSSLMERDDVIIVATVSAIYGLGDPEQYRANMVQLHVGQTIARDAILKALVAIQYGRNDVSFERGTFRVRGDTVEVLPAYEEQAVRIEMFGDEIEKISKIDPLTGQTIAPLQRTAVYPAKHFVTNRPTIERAVKEIRAELVERLRALKEAGKLLEAQRLESRTNFDIEMLLEIGTCPGIENYSRILAGREPGSRPAVLFDYFPDDFLVVVDESHVTLPQIGGMFNGDRARKTTLVEYGFRLPSALDNRPLMFDEFLALTPRAINVSATPGDLELKLSDGVVVEQVIRPTGLLDPVIEIRPVKGQVDDLLHEIRLREKKGERVLVTTLTKRMAEDLTDYLSQVGVRVRYMHADIDAIERMEIVRGLRLGEFDVLIGINLLREGLDLPEVSLVAILDADQEGFLRSDRSLIQTVGRAARHVDGRAIFYADRVTGSMQRCLDETSRRRTVQEAFNRVHGIVPAGVHKSLDQVRFSTRVADAREGSEAREDARTRGKKQKKVAEAQRAYGTDDLPGLVQRLEEEMRAAAKNLDFETAARLRDELFDLKAAMGDNAAKSGRARR; encoded by the coding sequence ATGTCTTCCTTCGACCTCAAGGCTCCCTTCTCCCCCGCCGGCGACCAGCCCCGCGCCATCGCGGAGCTGGTCGCGGGCCTGAAGCGCGGCGATCGCTTCCAGACGCTGCTCGGCGTCACGGGTTCGGGCAAGACGATGACGATGGCCAACGTCATCCAAGCCTGGGGAAAGCCGGCGTTGGTCCTCTCGCACAACAAGACGCTGGCCGCGCAGCTGTACGGCGAGCTGAAGGGCTTCTTCCCGAACAATGCGGTCGAGTACTTCATCTCGTACTACGACTACTACCAGCCGGAAGCGTACGTCCCCTCGTCGGACACCTACATCGAGAAGGACGCCTCGATCAACGAGGACATCGACCGGCTGCGCCTGCGCGCGACCTCGTCGCTCATGGAACGCGACGACGTCATCATCGTCGCGACGGTGTCGGCCATCTACGGCCTGGGCGATCCCGAGCAGTACCGCGCGAACATGGTGCAGCTGCACGTCGGACAGACGATCGCGCGCGACGCGATCCTCAAGGCGTTGGTGGCCATCCAGTACGGCCGCAACGACGTGAGCTTCGAGCGCGGCACCTTCCGCGTCCGCGGCGACACGGTCGAGGTGCTGCCGGCCTACGAGGAGCAGGCCGTGCGCATCGAGATGTTCGGTGACGAGATCGAGAAGATCAGCAAGATCGATCCGCTCACGGGCCAGACCATCGCGCCGTTGCAGCGCACGGCCGTCTATCCGGCCAAGCACTTCGTCACCAACCGTCCGACCATCGAGCGCGCCGTCAAGGAGATTCGGGCCGAGCTCGTGGAGCGGTTGCGGGCCCTGAAGGAGGCGGGCAAGCTGCTCGAGGCCCAGCGGCTGGAGAGCCGCACGAACTTCGACATCGAGATGCTGCTCGAGATCGGCACCTGCCCGGGCATCGAGAACTATTCGCGCATCCTCGCCGGACGGGAACCGGGGTCGCGGCCGGCGGTGCTCTTCGACTACTTCCCTGACGACTTCCTCGTCGTGGTGGACGAGTCGCATGTGACGCTGCCGCAGATCGGTGGCATGTTCAACGGCGACCGCGCGCGCAAGACGACCTTGGTCGAGTACGGATTCCGCCTGCCCAGCGCGCTCGACAACCGGCCGTTGATGTTCGACGAGTTCCTCGCGCTGACGCCGCGGGCCATCAACGTGAGCGCGACGCCGGGCGATCTCGAGCTCAAGCTCTCCGATGGCGTGGTGGTGGAGCAGGTGATCCGGCCCACGGGACTGCTCGACCCGGTGATCGAGATCCGGCCGGTGAAGGGGCAGGTGGACGACCTGCTGCACGAGATCCGCCTGCGCGAGAAGAAGGGGGAGCGCGTGCTGGTCACGACGCTGACGAAGCGCATGGCCGAGGACCTCACCGACTATCTCTCGCAGGTCGGCGTGCGGGTGCGCTACATGCACGCCGACATCGACGCCATCGAGCGCATGGAGATCGTCCGCGGCCTGCGGCTGGGCGAGTTCGACGTCTTGATCGGCATCAACCTCCTCCGCGAAGGCCTCGACCTGCCCGAGGTGTCGCTGGTGGCGATCCTCGATGCGGACCAAGAGGGCTTCCTGCGTTCCGATCGCTCGCTGATCCAGACGGTGGGCCGCGCCGCGCGCCACGTGGACGGCCGCGCGATCTTCTACGCGGACAGGGTCACCGGCTCGATGCAGCGCTGCCTCGACGAGACCTCGCGGCGCCGCACGGTGCAGGAGGCCTTCAACCGCGTACACGGCATCGTGCCCGCGGGCGTGCACAAGTCGTTGGACCAAGTGCGGTTCTCGACCCGCGTGGCGGACGCGCGCGAGGGCAGCGAGGCGCGCGAGGACGCGCGCACGCGCGGCAAGAAGCAGAAGAAGGTCGCGGAAGCACAGCGGGCCTACGGCACGGATGACCTGCCCGGTCTCGTGCAGCGGCTCGAGGAGGAGATGCGCGCGGCGGCGAAGAATCTCGATTTCGAGACGGCCGCCCGGCTGCGCGATGAGCTGTTCGACCTCAAGGCGGCGATGGGGGACAACGCCGCAAAGTCCGGTCGTGCCCGTCGCTGA